From a single Rutidosis leptorrhynchoides isolate AG116_Rl617_1_P2 chromosome 5, CSIRO_AGI_Rlap_v1, whole genome shotgun sequence genomic region:
- the LOC139847991 gene encoding uncharacterized protein At1g66480-like: MGNSLAGKTRSKKAKIMKIDGEIFKLNTPIKVFEVIKDYPSHVLLDSKSVKQYGIRAEPLHSQDYLEGGKVYFLVELPKLPDTTDKKVVNTRRVKSGVNITNKERLELLMMARRSVSEDMEKIGEGLDGCGSVRVKVRLPKMEVDKLIDESRDEVEVVERIVDLYVKKKVAA, from the coding sequence ATGGGAAACAGTTTAGCAGGTAAAACAAGAAGCAAGAAAGCCAAAATCATGAAAATTGATGGTGAAATCTTCAAACTAAACACACCCATAAAAGTGTTTGAAGTCATCAAAGATTACCCAAGTCATGTTTTGTTAGACTCAAAGTCGGTTAAACAATATGGTATTAGAGCCGAACCGTTACATTCACAAGATTATTTGGAAGGTGGGAAAGTTTATTTTCTTGTTGAGTTACCAAAGTTGCCTGATACAACGGATAAGAAAGTGGTGAATACTAGAAGGGTGAAGTCGGGTGTGAACATAACGAATAAAGAAAGATTGGAGCTTTTAATGATGGCTAGGAGGTCCGTGTCCGAAGATATGGAGAAAATTGGTGAGGGGTTAGATGGGTGTGGTTCGGTTCGGGTTAAGGTGCGGTTGCCGAAGATGGAAGTGGATAAGTTGATTGATGAGAGTCGAGATGAGGTGGAGGTGGTGGAGAGGATTGTTGATCTTTATGTCAAAAAGAAGGTGGCCGCGTGA
- the LOC139849101 gene encoding uncharacterized protein encodes MYNGIGLQTARGSGTNGYTQSNKFFVKPRENHVLTGNNDVTRNPNRDIVEHERKRQIQLKLVVLEDKLVDQGYSDDEISEKLDKARKNLEADMNLVMHSDQKEITLSFGVKSSNLKKTELANKKSRILVVIKPEFDDANRIQSECNKNEVGLKFILMFKGPYDRL; translated from the exons ATGTACAACGGAATCGGATTGCAGACCGCTCGTGGTTCCGGCACCAACGGTTACACACAGAGCAACAAATTCTTCGTGAAGCCACGTGAAAATCATGTGTTAACCGGAAACAATGACGTCACTAGAAACCCTAACAGAGATATAGTCGAACATGAACGTAAGCGTCAGATTCAGCTTAAGCTTGTTGTACTTGAAGATAAACTTGTTGATCAAGGTTACTCAGATGATGAAATTTCTGAGAAGCTAGATAAAGCTCGCAAGAATTTGGAAGCTGATATGAATTTAGTAATGCACTCCGATCAAAA GGAAATTACATTGTCATTTGGGGTCAAAAGTTCTAACCTCAAGAAAACAGAACTAGCTAACAAAAAAAGTAGAATTTTAGTGGTGATCAAGCCTGAATTTGATGATGCCAATCGAATTCAGTCTGAGTGCAATAAGAATGAAGTTGGATTGAAGTTTATCTTGATGTTTaagggaccttatgatcgtctttga